The Osmerus eperlanus chromosome 1, fOsmEpe2.1, whole genome shotgun sequence genome includes the window TATGATAACGGACTGGAGCAGGAGATATATGGCTTCACCATATGGATCACAGTTCTCAATTTTGCCATACCCATGAACCTCTTCTACCGCATGCACTCCGTGGCCTCCCTCTTCGAAGTGTTCCGGAGAGTGTGACCAGGGTAGAGCCAGCTAAGCCTCACACACGAGACAACAAGCACAAAAACACTTGTCACCTTAGGCTGCAAAGAAGGCCTTTTGCAAACACAGGTCACTCGTTCAGGAGATGTTGTGGTCACACTAACACTCTTAAGTCGGGGAGACCAAATCAGATCTCTACTGTTTAAAAGGAGATATTCACACTAATATTGCATCATTATAACTGTACTGTATGCAACCTATAGTAAAGCAACAAATGACTTTTACAGTGAGATACCCTCCATTGGAAAGTGTCTTTAAATGTGAGTTTATCTAAATGTTAGGGTTTTTCCTTTTGTATTTAGTGACGGTTTACTACTTTATACTACATGTTATGACATTTTACAAATACTTAAAGTATATTACGCCCTCTGTAAGATTGTGCCTTCCAGGAAATAGTGTGGTGAATCCACCAAACTTGAATTCCATCTCAGTAAACAAGATTCTAACATCTTGGAATTGAGTTACAAACCAAACATCATGATCAAGTTGCCAAACATCTCTCACTTTGATTATTTTATGTTCTAACAATTGTACTGTGAAGATGGCATGTCACTGCAAAAGCCTTTTTAGTTTcccttttgtgtttgtttgtatgaaATGTACATGGATAATGTTCTCATAATGATTATGCACAGGATACACAACACACTGTGGTATGGAACACTTGAACTACAAGGCTGGTACGAGTCTTAGGACAACACTATATTTGTACTATAGTTCTCAGAATCTTTCAGTATAGCGTGTATTAGCTGACTTGATCAATCATAGGATTTCATTCTATGGGTTGCTGATTGCCCAACATTCAGTTGAGAAAGGTACCATTAAACCTAATGGAACATTGGCATTTATGTTCAATATTTAATTTGTGTAGGCCTTATACTCATTATTTTGGCTTCATCTCTCTATACTGGTTTATAATCATTCCAATGGCCAATCTTTCCTATGTCCTTTACAGTTACCAGATAAGAATATAACGTTTACTCAACACCATTGTGTTGAGAGGCTTAACTTGACAAAAATATTGGAAATGGTCCTACACGTATTTCATAAATATTCAATCAAATAATGAGTTGTAATGAGCAAACAAACTGACACTATTTTTGGCACTTTCTCTTCGATATGTTTAATGTAATGGTTATAATCCTATGTTATTTTTTCCTAAATATATTTTGCCATAGTGCATTTAAACTACATTTACCCAAAAAGCATTGTCTACCTTTTTCGTAATCTGGTGTACGATGTGCTTGCAGACTCAACCTCCCTCAGTTTATATGAATGTTTAATACTCAACGCTGGTGAAGGGACTCTTCAGTCGAGCACACAGGGACAGGATTTTTTCGGCTCAAATGTATATTTTGTTGACAAATAAATGAGAACATTTTACAAAATACACGTTATGTTTTCTTCCCCTAGATTTGTAGCGTGTCCTGCAATGGAACTACTGTTAAATAACTGCAATTACATGGCTGAAAGAAATTGGTTAGCATTTGATTTAAAAGTTAATagtaacaaatgttgtgtttattGACTGTGTTTTGCGGTAGTATGTACCAGCTTGTGCTCTGTAGCAACTCATTTTAAAGTTAGTTATCTAAAACGCATATCTTCAAAATGACTGCTAATATGAACACTGATTACAAAGGGAAAAGTTAAGTAAGGCTATGGACATCCTATTCTCTATTTCATGCATAAATACATCAAACTTTGGAAACCTATAAAGCTTGTGCTATTTGAATTACAATATCAATAGCCTTTCTGTATACAGAAACGCAGAAAATTGAAACATAGCTTTCCTATGGAAGATTACAAATTAAGTAATGCCGAGTCATGGCGTGATGTGAGAACTGTGAGACTGCAGTGAGGTCATTTCCCCAGCATTGTATTAAGATTAAAGTAAATCTGCATTTTGTCCCTTTTCAATGATGGGATGGCATACTTTTGAACTGAATACAATATGTCCTTGGGAATTGTAAAGACTACACACCCTTTTTAATATGGCATTGAATCTTACTTTTTCTATCTGAATGCATCTTTTAGTTAAAGATAAAGGCTATGTAGGTATGACGTACTACTTAGTTAGCCTATGTATATACATTTACTTCAATACAAAATCTGAGGTGGGTTGCTGCACTTGTGTTTGTCTGCTCTATAGCGGAAATGTAGTTTGTTTTGTCCAGGCACATGGACTGAGATGAGCTTTGTGAATGTATTGCTAtagatatgtacagtatatacatcATGTTAAATATGCAGTTTAAAAAGGGAATAGTTATTTTTTCTATAACTATAGCACATGGAATCATGTAGTATGAGAGAAAGTGTCAAACTAATAAAAAAATAGAGATTCTTCAAAGTAGCCACCCTTTACCTGGATGACAGTTTTGCACACTCTTGGCATTCTGTCTGCCTTTTTCATGAGGTATAGTCACCTGCAATGCAGTTAACAGGTGTGCCTTtaaaaaagttattttgttGAATTTCattcctgtttgagacaaccaGTTGTGTTGTGACCAGGCAGGGTTAGTATACAGAGCCCTATTTGGTCAGATTACCAGCCTCAGAAGTTTTCAAGTTTAAGTAACAAATTTGTCTCAGCAGAAACTGTTCAAAGGACACTTTGAACAGTAGCAAGTAGTAGGCTACTTCACCTCACCTTcgtgactagcgaggtgaagtagcctactacttgctacatgctaatttcttgttagttactgcatccattcagcgtgtaagtgtagtaccaaccctttctgttttgagttaatgtaatgtgtttttgagttaatgtaatgttgtttcccatttgggggagcgtgtccttgtattggggggaggtgagcaagtcatcctattttgggggagttgactcgtatttggggggagtgttttcatttgggggatgcactcatgttagtgggtgtgatttgcacttcagggccaccgtaattATCCCTTACTTGTTTCAGCAATGTCAACAGTCTGAAGACTCCAGTCTAAAATCCATCATTTTACTAACCTGTCACATGGTGGCGCCAAATATTCTGTTTGAAGCAGCAACCCTGTCGCTTGGCATGTAGGCCTTCGCCttgccaaataaaaataaacaaaaaatgttGTTCAACTGTATTATTGTTCAGCCTCTTGTAGTTTTAAAATCATGATAATATTATTTGGATTTGCATGCTGCAGCCTAGACGTTTGCGTGTCCTTTAGGGGATAAATAAAGTTCCATCTAATCTAGTGTGGGTGGATGTTGACCTACTTGATTACCCAATTGCATTGGATCATTATGAATATGATATTGATTTTAATTAGTCGTTGTAGTGAATATGTATAACAGTGCAGCAGTTGCATTTGAGATATTCGTAGCCTAAAGGCAATTTAACATTTACAGACCTACTTTTACATAATCTGGGAGGTTGATCACGTGTATGGCTCGTAGATTTAAATTAATTGTGCGACTAGGCGAAGTAAAAGTCGGTCAAAAGATTAGATCACCATGGGCACAAGGGTACAGAGAGATACATTTTGATAGGATTTTTACATGGCAGCCTAGATACTCGAGAGAATTGGGCACAGGACACCAAGAGATTATTTTTGATCGGGCGTCAAAACGATTTGACAAACATGTATAAATGTCTAAAAATAAGAATGACGTTGAACCGGAAACTGTAAAAGGAAAAGCAGCTATTTTCGCAACACATAACGAGTTGTTGCGTTTTCACATGCAAGGACACAGCGCGGTTGTGACTCACCTATTTTGTGATGTTGCCTGCATCATGCTGCAGTGGCTCAATAGGATAGGCTATATATTTTACGATGAAACCGTCCTGCTCACTTTTTATGAAATAATTGGCCAGTGACATACATTTTTGTCATGCACCACCGGAAAATAGAATAGGCTATACTAGGTGATGTAAAGAACTAATCGAAATAACAATCCATCCAACCGTGACAGTGTCAGAAGTCATATTTAACATAATAGCACAGCATTTAAGACCTTTTCGGCTCATAAAAGGGGAGGCTGCACAAACAGGGTTCTCCGGTGCGTGTTTTCAGTACCATGGACAGCTCGTCGGAGAGCCGACGCTTCTGCAGCGTCTAACAAAGTGCTACAACATTATATCCATTTTTCTTAGTTTCAACACAATTAAAGTCAATGACTGCATTTCAAATATAGATTCATGGATGATAATGTACAGGCCAGCCTTCCGTGTGCAAAATCACTCATGGAATATATGTTGTGAATAGGTAATTTGGTTATATATGATAGGCTATAGGCCTATGTAGCCTATAAGCGCCCTCTGAATTGAGTTCGCCCGGGCGTTGATGAGTGTTCTGAATACCCAACACTTCAAACTCCTGATTGAGGTTGTAAATATGGTGTAGTGTAGCCTACGCAACCTCTATAGGTGTAGTAGAGATGTTTCCATCCACGCGTGCTTCCAGAATTAAAAGCATAATGGTGTACGCATGTATGTGCGTGTTCGCTCAGGggactccctcctccctcagagcGCTAAGGAACTCAAAATAGCTCAGACCAACAATTTCATTGCAGCTGTCTTACTTTGGCTAGGCAGGTCAGACTGCACGCGTAACATCATGCAGATGACAATGAGCTATGCTCTTCACCGCTTTGGCGCACCGAACAATCGGTTTGGCTCCGTACTAGCGcgtaaaatgtaaaatgcacGTGAATTCCTTTGTTTCAGCTTTGAGTATGGCAGTTGAGTGAAATCGCGACTTGGTTATTTTATAATTCCTGCGTCTTACCACGCGCACAGAGTAGATTGATGACCTGATTGTTCTCTTCAGAAGCCAGATGGAGAATCCCGCAAAATACCTCTCATCGGTGCATGAGAGCCACTCCGTCCCGTTGCCTTTCGAAGAGATCATGTGGAACGCAACTGAATCTGAAGCGACGTCCGACGGCAGAAGGGAGTTGATCATCCGGACAGTGACTGGATGTTTGCTCTCCCTCCTAATTTTATGGACACTGCTGGGGAACATTATGGTATGCACTGCCGTGCTCCGATTTCGGCACCTACGAACTAAAGTAACCAATACTTTCATAGTTTCCTTAGCAGTGTCGGATTTATTTGTTGCAGTTCTGGTCATGCCATGGAAAGCGGTAGCCGAAGTTGCGGGATATTGGCCGTTTGGTACTTTTTGCAATGTATGGGTGGCGTTTGACATTATGTGCTCAACTGCGTCCATTCTCAACCTCTGTATAATCAGCGTGGATAGATACTGGGCCATATCGAGTCCTTTCCGATACGAGAGAAAAATGACTCAACGAGTTGCCTTTGTTATGATAAGCGTCACGTGGACTTTGTCTGTACTCATTTCATTCATACCTGTCCAACTAAACTGGCATAAAGCCAGTGACGACGATATAATTGGAGAGCTCAATTCATCCACTGTTAAAGCAGTGGAGGAAAATTGTGATTCGAGCCTCAATAGAGAATACGCTATATCTTCGTCTTTGATAAGTTTCTATATCCCTGTAGCAATTATGATTGTGACATACACGAGAATCTATCGGATTGCTCAAATACAAATAAGAAGGATCGCTTCCCTTGAGCGTGCAGCGGAACACGCGCAAAGttgcaggaccaccagactggagTGCCAACACCACAATACATTGAAAACATCGATTAGAAGGGAAACCAAAGTTTTGAAAACTCTATCGATTATAAtgggtgtctttgtgtgttgctGGTTACCTTTCTTTATCTTAAATTGCATAGTCCCATTTTGCGACAGACCCTCGACTGACCTAAACGCTGGTCTACCGTGCGTCAGTGAGACCACATTTGATGTCTTTGTGTGGTTTGGCTGGACTAATTCATCTCTGAACCCTATAATCTACGCTTTCAACGCAGAGTTCAGGAAGGCGTTTGCCAGCCTTTTAGGTTGTCGTAATTTTTGTTCAGGCACACCCGTGGAAACTGTTAATATTAGCAACGAGATGGTCTCATACAACCAAGATACCCTCATTCATAAAGAAATCGTGAACGCCTATGTCAATATGATTCCAAACGTAGTGGAATGCATTGACCACGAGGACACATTTGATAGAATATCGCAACTTTCTCACAATAATGAAAATGCCACAG containing:
- the drd5a gene encoding D(1B) dopamine receptor; this encodes MENPAKYLSSVHESHSVPLPFEEIMWNATESEATSDGRRELIIRTVTGCLLSLLILWTLLGNIMVCTAVLRFRHLRTKVTNTFIVSLAVSDLFVAVLVMPWKAVAEVAGYWPFGTFCNVWVAFDIMCSTASILNLCIISVDRYWAISSPFRYERKMTQRVAFVMISVTWTLSVLISFIPVQLNWHKASDDDIIGELNSSTVKAVEENCDSSLNREYAISSSLISFYIPVAIMIVTYTRIYRIAQIQIRRIASLERAAEHAQSCRTTRLECQHHNTLKTSIRRETKVLKTLSIIMGVFVCCWLPFFILNCIVPFCDRPSTDLNAGLPCVSETTFDVFVWFGWTNSSLNPIIYAFNAEFRKAFASLLGCRNFCSGTPVETVNISNEMVSYNQDTLIHKEIVNAYVNMIPNVVECIDHEDTFDRISQLSHNNENATDSICDLDDCEADISLDRMTPFTPNGLH